CTTCCACCGATTACTCATGCCAACGATCCGCAGAAAGGACGATTTGGTGGGAAGAACAATGTTAACGGGAAGACACTTAGTGTAGATTATGATTCATACATTATACCGGGATTTCTCAACCTGACTATTAAAGTTTCTGCCGATGAAGGAGAATTAACCAGTGACGTTTATCTGTTCCTGCACAACTCTTTCGCCAGATCCATCATCCATCTTGAAGGTTACGGGAAAAAAGAAGTGGAATATAAGATTCCTTCTTACGGAGCATTTACCATAGGAGCCATTCTGGATAACGGAGATACCCTTTTGGAGCTTGACATCGCAGAGCTGAAAAACTTTCCGGAAAGCTTCAGGAACAGATGAAACCACAACCTATTTATTTAAACCTGTAAACGCTCCAATATTCCGCAATATTAGAGCGTTTTTATTCTTTTGAACTGTTTGATTAACATAATATTAAAATTAACTAAAATTTAACTTGGATATGATCGATAAAATACTTTCTGAGTACCTCGAAAAATTCAAAAAATGATTAAATTTGTAGGAACTATAAAAAATAAAAAATGAGTGCAATTTCTTTCATAGAAGCGAGACAAATTCTGGATTCCAGAGGTAATCCTACCATTGAAGTAGATGTATTTACGGAAAGCGGTGCCATGGGGCGCGCAGCAGTTCCTTCAGGAGCTTCTACCGGTGAACACGAAGCCGTAGAATTACGTGACGGAGGTTCGGAATACATGGGAAAAGGAGTTCTGAAAGCAGTTGAAAATGTAAGAGAGGTAATTGCAGAAAACCTTATCGGGCAGCCTGTTTTTGAGCAGAATTTTATCGATAAGATCATGATTGATCTTGACGGAACTGCCAATAAAGGAAATCTAGGTGCGAATGCAATTTTAGGAGTTTCTTTAGCGGTTGCAAGAGCTGCAGCTGCTGAACTGGGAATGCCTTTATATAAATATGTAGGAGGAGTAAACGCCAATACACTTCCGGTTCCTATGATGAATGTTATCAACGGTGGTTCGCACTCAGATGCGCCTATCGCATTCCAGGAATTTATGATCATGCCGGTAAAAGCAGATTCTTTCTCTCATGCATTGAGAAAAGGAACTGAAATTTTCCACAACCTGAAATCGATTCTTCATTCAAGAGGGCTGTCTACCGCGGTAGGTGACGAAGGAGGTTTTGCTCCTACTTTCAAAGGAACTGAAGATGCTTTGGATACACTGCTTCAGGCTATCGAAAAAGCAGGATATAAGCCTGGTGACGATATTATGCTGGCATTAGACTGTGCTGCTTCAGAATTCTACAAAGACGGAATTTATGATTACAGAAAATTCCAGACTGCGGATGCTGCTCAGTTCTCAAGCAGCGAGCAGGTTTCTTACCTTGCCGAATTGGCTGCTAAATACCCAATTATTTCTATTGAAGACGGTATGCAGGAAAATGACTGGGAAGGATGGAAAATGCTTACGGATAAAATAGGAGACAGAGTACAGCTTGTAGGAGACGATTTATTCGTAACCAATGTTGAAAGATTGTCAAGAGGAGTAAAAGAAGGTATTGCGAATTCAATCCTTGTAAAAGTAAACCAGATTGGTTCTCTTTCTGAAACAATGGCTGCCGTGCAAATGGCTCAGAATAACAAATTCACTTCCGTAATGTCTCACAGGTCAGGAGAAACTGAAGACGCTACCATTGCAGATCTTGCAGTAGCTATGAATTGCGGACAAATCAAAACAGGTTCAGCTTCAAGATCAGACAGAATGGCGAAATACAACCAGCTTTTAAGAATTGAAGAAGCATTGGGCGATACTGCAATTTTCCCAGGTTTAGAAGCATTTAAAATAAAAAGATAATTGAATTTATAAATAACGGCAAGCGATAATTTTTGTTTGCCGTATTTTATGGAAAGTAGTATATTTAAAAAAAAATAAATAATGTCAGACAACAAAGTAATATTGAATTACGCAGGTAATTCATATGAATATCCCATCGTGGATAGCACTATCGGGGACAGAGGGATTGATATTTCAAAATTAAGAGACCAGACAGGTTTGATTACTCTGGATTTAGGGTACAAAAATACAGGAGCTACAATTAGCGACATCACTTACCTTGATGGAGATAAAGGAGAATTATTCTACAGAGGTTATCCAATCGAACAGATTGCTGAAAAATCTAACTTCACAGAAGTAATGTACCTTTTATTACACGGTGAATTACCAACTGCTGGTCAGTTTACTTCTTTCGAAAACAACATCAAAAAATATAACTTCGTAGCAGAGGAGATGAAAAAAATCATCGATGCTTTCCCTCGTTCTGCTCACCCTATGGGAGTTTTATCTTCTTTAACTTCCGCTTTAACTGCATTCAACCCGAAAGCCGTTAACGTAAACTCTAAAGAAGAAATGGATCACGCTGCTGAGCTGATGATCGCTAAATTCTCTCACCTTTGTGCGTGGACTTACAGAAAAACTTTAGGTTTACCGCTTAACCATGGAGATAACAGCCTTAACTACGTAGAGAACTTCTACAAAATGGCTTTCAGATTACCTAACGAAGAATTCGAAATCGATCCGGTTGTAGCTGGAGCTCTTGATAAATTATTAATCCTTCACGCAGATCACGAACAAAACTGTTCTACTTCTACAGTAAGAATGGTAGGTTCTGCTCATACAGGTCTTTTTGCATCTATCTCTGCAGGGGTTTCTGCACTTTGGGGACCACTTCACGGTGGGGCAAACCAGGCTGTAATCGAAATGCTTGAGCTTATCGAAAAAGATGGTGGAGATGTTAACAAATGGGTAGCAAAAGCAAAAGATAAGAATGATAGCTTCCGTTTGATGGGCTTCGGACACAGAGTTTACAAAAACTTTGACCCAAGAGCGAAAATTATTAAAAAAGCTGCTGACGATATCCTTAACGCATTAGGAATTCAGGATAAAGCTCTTGATATTGCAATGCAGTTAGAAAAAGTAGCTCTTGAAGATGAGTACTTCGTAGAAAGAAAACTATATCCAAACGTAGATTTCTATTCAGGAATTATCTACAGAGCATTAGGAATTCCTACAGAAATGTTTACTGTAATGTTTGCATTAGGAAGACTTCCTGGATGGATCTCTCAATGGAAAGAAATGAGATTAAAAGGAGACCCAATCGGAAGACCAAGACAGGTTTACCAAGGTGCTCAACAAAGAAACTATGTAGATATTTCAAACAGATAATATTTGTTTCTATTATACAAAATCCCAAGTAAACCTTGGGATTTTTTGTGTTCATGCCAGACCGTTTTTCCCGTTTCCACTCATACTTATCAAGCCAATATTTTTAAACTCTCTGGTCTATTGTGGATAACCGTTTCTATCGGTCTAAAATGATATATACGGAATTCTTTCATAGAAAATTTGTATGTCAATGAAATTGAATTCAATAATTTATTAAATTTACTCTCACTGAATATGAGTTTCGATGAAAACGAAATGATCAGAATTAGGTGCTCTTTTTTGTGATATTATAATAAAAAAACTAATTGATAATGACCTTTGGACAGCAGATGCTATTTTTCTTCAGTGCAGTAGGAGCTTTCAATGGGCTTTTGCTGGGCATTTATCTGTTGTTTGTCAAAAAACTGAAATACATCCCGGATTTTTTCCTTGGCCTTCTGCTTTTGATGCTGAGTATAAGGGTTGGGATTTCTGTTTGTATTTATTTTTATCCGGACTGGCCTAGAATCATTCCCCATTTAGGATTGGCCGCCTTGTTCTTTACAGGTCCGGCTTTGTATTATTATGTCAGATCTTCCTATCAACAAACATTTGATTTCAGGAAATGCAGCACTTCTTTTGGTATAATGACTCTTGTTTTAGGGATCGTAGGGTTGTTGTATTTAGCCTTTCCCATTACCTGGGATCATTATTTCGGAACCTTTATTTATACAGTTTGGTTTATCTTCGTTTTCCTTGCTGCATATCAGTTCTATGTTTTCTCAAAAGGAAATGCAAAAAGCTCCGGTAAATTCGTTTTTCCTGTACTCATCAGTAATGTGATCATCTTCTTAGCCTATCAGTTGATTTCCACTGGCTGGGTTCAAATTTACTGTGCAGGAGGAAGTCTTGTATTTTCGTTCGTGTTCTATGCGAACTTTTTGATCCTCTTCAATAAGAAATACAATCACGAACCTGTAAAGGAAATTAATAAATATTCCAATAAAAAGATATCAGGAGAGCTGGCAGACAGTTTTACTTCCAGGTTGGAAAGATTGATGAGTTCAGGGGAATTGTATAAAAACCCTAACTTGAAATTGGGTGATCTGGCCATGGAAATGAATATGTCCGCTCACCAGCTCTCTCAATTATTGAATGACAATTTGGGTAAAAGCTTTTCAATCTATATCAATGAATATCGAATCAATGAGGCTTGTGAAAAGATAGAAAACGGGTCTTATCTCAAGATAGAGGAGATTGGATATGAGGTGGGATTCAATTCCAAGTCAACATTTTTCTCTACTTTCAAAAAAATAAAAAATACTACTCCCATGCTATATAAGCAGTCGCAAATGCCTGTGGAGTCAGAACTTCAGAGTTCAAATTTATAATTTCGTACTGCTGAATTTCAACTTCAAAACCTCAAATTTAACGGGGCCACCTACTTTTGATTTCATAAAATTTAGAATTTATGTTAATCAAATTACGGTTTCTTTTGCTTACCTTATTTCTGTCACTTTTCTGTAAGGCGCAAACCCCTCAAAGAAGATCACAGGATTCTCTTAATCCTACAAAAACAAACCATATTTCAGAAGTGGTCATCCAGCCTTCATCACGTAATACCAGATTGAGTGAGGGAAACAGGATAGTGCCCATATCCGGGAATAAAGAATTCAAGACTTCCCTTAACCTTCTTGATGTATTGAAGAAAACTCCTGGAGTTACGGTGGATCAGGAAGGTGGAATATTCATAGGTGGCAGGGTTGCTCCCGCAATTTTTGTGGATGGAAAACCTGTTGTAATGACCAATCAGGAATTACAATCTTATCTAAGAAGCTTATCACCCGAAATGGTGGAACTCATTGAAGTGAATACCAACCCTTCTGCAAAATATGATGCGGAATTTAAAGGCATCATTGATATCAGGTTGAAAAAGAATATAAACCTCGGATGGAGAGGAAATTATAATGGGAATATATACGTCAATAAGTTCAATTATAAGGAGAATTCATTAAACCTTTCCTATAATGCAGATAAAGTGACCTATCATCTTCAGCTAGGCTATAATAATGGGATATCCACCTATCGATATAACGCACTTCAATATCTGGCCAATACGAACATCATGAGAACAGATACCTATCATGAGGACGAAGGAAGTGTGTATGCGGTACAAACAGGAGCAGATATCAAACTCAATGATGAAAATAGAGTAGGGATAAATCTAAGGGGAAATTTCCGGAAGAATGATCGTGTCCGCCGCGGTTCCTTGTATACAATGGATAAAAGTGAAACCTATCAGGTCTTTAATACGGAAAGTGAAAACCCTATGGACTATTCACAGGATAATTATGGGATGACACTTGATTATTCCTTTCAGCATAAGGGATTCAAAATGAATTTTCTTGGGAACTATCTTTCTGTGAAGAACAGGCAGAAGGATGATTTCCTTAATAGGGATAAGGCTTCATCAACACTTTTATCCTACTGGAAATCGGATTTGTTCAATAAGATTGATATGTACACGGGGCAGGTTGATATTTCGCAGAAAATTGGAAATGCAGATGTAGAGGCAGGGTTTAAGTATAGCTATTCCAATACAAACAATAACAACAGGTATGATACTTTATCAGTAAATAACCAATTCAGATTCGATCCTGAAAGAAGCAATATTTTTTCTTACAAGGAGAAAATAATAGCAGGTTATTTGGCGTACAGACAAAAATTTGGAAAGCTTTCGATGAATGCCGGTATCAGATTTGAAAATACGGAGAGTATTTCCAATGCGGTCATCAGTGATTCCATCGTTTCAAGAAACTATCTTGAATGGCTGCCATCCTTAAGTCTGAATTATAATTTCAATAA
This region of Chryseobacterium vaccae genomic DNA includes:
- the eno gene encoding phosphopyruvate hydratase, translating into MSAISFIEARQILDSRGNPTIEVDVFTESGAMGRAAVPSGASTGEHEAVELRDGGSEYMGKGVLKAVENVREVIAENLIGQPVFEQNFIDKIMIDLDGTANKGNLGANAILGVSLAVARAAAAELGMPLYKYVGGVNANTLPVPMMNVINGGSHSDAPIAFQEFMIMPVKADSFSHALRKGTEIFHNLKSILHSRGLSTAVGDEGGFAPTFKGTEDALDTLLQAIEKAGYKPGDDIMLALDCAASEFYKDGIYDYRKFQTADAAQFSSSEQVSYLAELAAKYPIISIEDGMQENDWEGWKMLTDKIGDRVQLVGDDLFVTNVERLSRGVKEGIANSILVKVNQIGSLSETMAAVQMAQNNKFTSVMSHRSGETEDATIADLAVAMNCGQIKTGSASRSDRMAKYNQLLRIEEALGDTAIFPGLEAFKIKR
- a CDS encoding citrate synthase, which produces MSDNKVILNYAGNSYEYPIVDSTIGDRGIDISKLRDQTGLITLDLGYKNTGATISDITYLDGDKGELFYRGYPIEQIAEKSNFTEVMYLLLHGELPTAGQFTSFENNIKKYNFVAEEMKKIIDAFPRSAHPMGVLSSLTSALTAFNPKAVNVNSKEEMDHAAELMIAKFSHLCAWTYRKTLGLPLNHGDNSLNYVENFYKMAFRLPNEEFEIDPVVAGALDKLLILHADHEQNCSTSTVRMVGSAHTGLFASISAGVSALWGPLHGGANQAVIEMLELIEKDGGDVNKWVAKAKDKNDSFRLMGFGHRVYKNFDPRAKIIKKAADDILNALGIQDKALDIAMQLEKVALEDEYFVERKLYPNVDFYSGIIYRALGIPTEMFTVMFALGRLPGWISQWKEMRLKGDPIGRPRQVYQGAQQRNYVDISNR
- a CDS encoding helix-turn-helix domain-containing protein, with amino-acid sequence MTFGQQMLFFFSAVGAFNGLLLGIYLLFVKKLKYIPDFFLGLLLLMLSIRVGISVCIYFYPDWPRIIPHLGLAALFFTGPALYYYVRSSYQQTFDFRKCSTSFGIMTLVLGIVGLLYLAFPITWDHYFGTFIYTVWFIFVFLAAYQFYVFSKGNAKSSGKFVFPVLISNVIIFLAYQLISTGWVQIYCAGGSLVFSFVFYANFLILFNKKYNHEPVKEINKYSNKKISGELADSFTSRLERLMSSGELYKNPNLKLGDLAMEMNMSAHQLSQLLNDNLGKSFSIYINEYRINEACEKIENGSYLKIEEIGYEVGFNSKSTFFSTFKKIKNTTPMLYKQSQMPVESELQSSNL
- a CDS encoding outer membrane beta-barrel family protein produces the protein MLIKLRFLLLTLFLSLFCKAQTPQRRSQDSLNPTKTNHISEVVIQPSSRNTRLSEGNRIVPISGNKEFKTSLNLLDVLKKTPGVTVDQEGGIFIGGRVAPAIFVDGKPVVMTNQELQSYLRSLSPEMVELIEVNTNPSAKYDAEFKGIIDIRLKKNINLGWRGNYNGNIYVNKFNYKENSLNLSYNADKVTYHLQLGYNNGISTYRYNALQYLANTNIMRTDTYHEDEGSVYAVQTGADIKLNDENRVGINLRGNFRKNDRVRRGSLYTMDKSETYQVFNTESENPMDYSQDNYGMTLDYSFQHKGFKMNFLGNYLSVKNRQKDDFLNRDKASSTLLSYWKSDLFNKIDMYTGQVDISQKIGNADVEAGFKYSYSNTNNNNRYDTLSVNNQFRFDPERSNIFSYKEKIIAGYLAYRQKFGKLSMNAGIRFENTESISNAVISDSIVSRNYLEWLPSLSLNYNFNKSSELSLSYSRKITRPIFSQLNPFRFYYSPLNYWIGNPYLQPSFTSQIKAAYRYKNWITNLTVGREKDVMTRYPLYNPTTNVLEYLGTNLPYRDFAVLETSLPVKVTRWWNMTGQIAGYYNYEFRPYLENVFALNIYNYEIRLNQVFTLPKGYTVNLFANYESRTGNSLYIIKPRYTVDLSIQKAWFDNTLNTKIGYNNIFDSYEQHLEFRHKQIMDNRLTHWWDSSRFLLSVSYNFGSSKYKSQEIPRVEDESRAR